AGAACAACCTCGACCACTCACCGAGGAGAACCACGAACCTTGTCTCTGTGCGCCTCATCACTGACGACGTCTCGCGTCTCGCTGACTTCTACGAGCTCGTCACCGGCGGCATCGCCGCACGCAACGGCGATGTGTTCGCTGAACTCAGGACATCGCTCGGTACGCTCGCGATCGGCAGCACCCGCACCGTGCCCGCGTTCGCACCGGGCGCCGCAGAGGGCGGGAACAACCGATCGGCGATCATCGAATTCCTGACCGCGGATGTCGACGCGGAGTACGCCCGCCTTCGCGACGTCGTGGATTCGTGGGTCAACGAGCCGACGGACATGCCCTGGGGCAACCGTTCGCTGCTGCGCGACCCCGACGGGAACCTCGTGAATCTCTTCACCCCGGTCACCCCGGCGGCTGTCGAGAAGTTCGCGCGCTTCTCGGGAGGAGACGACCGGCACCGGGGTAGGTGACCCGCGGATACACGCCGTGTCCTATGGTCGAGGCATGGTGGATCTGCGGGTCGGGTTCCTCGGCGATGGGCACATCAACCGGGTGCTGCGCCGGGCGGTGCACGAGTCCCGTCCCTATCGGGTGATCGGCGCCTATGGCCGGGATGACCCCCTTCCGGGAGCGGGTGCGGTCGACGTGATCGTCGAAGCATCGACCCAGCAGGCCGTGCAGGAGCGGGTGCCCGCGCTGCTGGACAGCGGCGTGGACGTCATCCTGCTGTCGGTCGGCGCGCTCGCCGATGCCGGATTGCGCTCGGCGCTGCTGAGGCGGATGCCGGGCCGCGGCCTGCTCATTCCCTGCACCGGCGCGATCGGCGGACTGGACCAGGTCCGCGCGCTGCGCGCCGCCGGGCCGTTGACCGCCGTTTCACTGGAGAGCCGCAAGCTGCCTGCCACACTCATCCAGCAGTGGATGCCAAGCGACCTGCAGGCGACGCTGCGCGCCGGCGACGCGGAGATCGTGCTGGC
Above is a window of Microbacterium suwonense DNA encoding:
- a CDS encoding aspartate dehydrogenase domain-containing protein, with the translated sequence MVDLRVGFLGDGHINRVLRRAVHESRPYRVIGAYGRDDPLPGAGAVDVIVEASTQQAVQERVPALLDSGVDVILLSVGALADAGLRSALLRRMPGRGLLIPCTGAIGGLDQVRALRAAGPLTAVSLESRKLPATLIQQWMPSDLQATLRAGDAEIVLADGPAGEVAQRFPASANVAAALALAADAWDIATARVVADPDAAATRHEIRAAGALGEVRAIVTNAPSPERPRSSAVVAWAALRALDDYARLRRFPEAGGVAFL
- a CDS encoding VOC family protein; this encodes MRLITDDVSRLADFYELVTGGIAARNGDVFAELRTSLGTLAIGSTRTVPAFAPGAAEGGNNRSAIIEFLTADVDAEYARLRDVVDSWVNEPTDMPWGNRSLLRDPDGNLVNLFTPVTPAAVEKFARFSGGDDRHRGR